A single window of Ornithodoros turicata isolate Travis unplaced genomic scaffold, ASM3712646v1 ctg00000914.1, whole genome shotgun sequence DNA harbors:
- the LOC135375658 gene encoding uncharacterized protein LOC135375658 — translation MHHSPPGRYDLRSGRKGLVLQRSRSQETLASDTSVPSEPKGSAEDKEVHAVPPSQDITLRLASNDVIPAQTAVVLWLRFDGRRRKQLFVHLPGLAVPVILGRDFIIRQKFVLDLPNGGYVYHGTSRFFPFAVPQDSSSAKQAAATSVETSPLPTVLGSFHGAEEERRQLEQVLRQFDGVFTEKPGKSSVLQHGIDTGNARPRRCNPRP, via the exons ATGCACCATTCGCCGCCAGGCCGATACGACCTCCGGAGCGGAAGGAAAGGCCTTGTACTGCAGCGGTCCCGTTCGCAGGAGACGCTGGCATCGGACACCTCGGTGCCTTCGGAGCCGAAAGGATCAGCCGAGGACAAAGAGGTACATGCAGTGCCTCCATCCCAAG atatcactctacgtcttgcttccaatgacgtgattccagcacaaactgcagttgtgctctggcttcgctttgatgggagacgacgaaagcagctcttcgtccaccttcctgggctggcagtgcccgttatcctgggcagggacttcatcatccggcagaaatttgtgctggacctgcccaatggaggatacgtctaCCACGGAACGTCACgattttttcctttcgccgtgCCACAGGACAGCAGTTCAGCTAAGCAAGCTGCAGCAACGTCCGTCGAAACGTCCCCactcccgactgtcttggggtcattccatggtgccgaggaggagcgccgtcagcttgaacaagtactgcggcaatttgacggtgtcttcacggaaaaacccggtaagtcgtctgtgttacagcatggcatagacacgggtaacgctaggcccaggcgttgtaatccgagaccataG